One genomic segment of Arachis duranensis cultivar V14167 chromosome 4, aradu.V14167.gnm2.J7QH, whole genome shotgun sequence includes these proteins:
- the LOC107483572 gene encoding uncharacterized protein LOC107483572, which produces MVTSTPYYAQANGQVEAANKILIGLIKKHIWNKPRTWHETLSQVLWAYPNSPRGSTRTSPYKLVYVHDAVLPLEINLNTLRVSKQNEFPVDDYWNAMFDELNELDSEQILALDNVIRQKESVARSYNRQIKEKSFRIGELVLKVILPMEKKSRFLGKCPIVGKVLFK; this is translated from the coding sequence ATGGTTACTTCAACTCCTTATTATGCACAGGCTAATGGGCAAGTAGAGGCAGCAAATAAGATATTGATAGGCTTGATTAAAAAGCATATCTGGAATAAGCCTCGAACATGGCACGAGACTTTAAGTCAAGTATTATGGGCTTATCCAAATTCACCAAGAGGTTCAACAAGAACCTCACCTTATAAATTGGTGTATGTCCATGATGCAGTATTACCCTtggaaattaatttgaatacttTAAGAGTATCGAAACAGAATGAGTTTCCAGTCGATGATTATTGGAATGCAATGTTTGATGAGTTAAACGAGTTAGATTCAGAGCAAATATTAGCACTTGATAATGTAATTCGACAAAAAGAAAGTGTTGCTCGAAGTTATAATCGTCAAATTAAGGAAAAGTCTTTCAGGATAGGCGAGTTAGTTTTAAAAGTCATTTTaccaatggaaaagaaatcaagatttCTAGGTAAATGTCCCATAGTTGGGAAGGTCCTTTTCAAGTAA